Proteins encoded within one genomic window of Odocoileus virginianus isolate 20LAN1187 ecotype Illinois chromosome 2, Ovbor_1.2, whole genome shotgun sequence:
- the MFSD2B gene encoding sphingosine-1-phosphate transporter MFSD2B, which produces MWALAFFPSDNPLRGTSRLPVFPRAALRPGRVSRPAPPRRARSAGEPPSPRARAGDNTPGLGALAAVRDGRVPRGYPGPVSGDAVALAGSTHLSSGFGERTARGARGGGAGLRRGVGPGTPGADPPPPSRGIWAQPAGRSPARPRPSLQSGGWREWLVPVGAELLCLPQDSGAGHLSFYRKLCYGIGGVPNQVASSAIAFYLQLFLLDVAQIPAAQVSLVLFGGKVSGAAADPLAGFLINRSRRTGSGRLMPWVLGCTPFIALAYFFLWFLPPFSTLRGLWYTTLYCLFQALATFFQVPYTALTMLLTLNPKERDSATAYRMTLEMVGTLMGATVHGLIVSGAHGSHRCKEDMLPGEVAVSPNATRLYFIAAAVVALTYPVCSTLLYLGVKEQSDPSTPASGQGLGFLKGLGLTVRHRPYLKLVISFLFISAAVQVEQSYLVLFCTHASQLQDHVQGMVLTILVSAVLSTPMWEWVLQRFGKRMSALGICAMVPFAILLAAVPMVPVAYVVAFVSGLSIAVSLLLPWSMLPDVVDDFQLQHQRGPGLETIFYSSYVFFTKLSGAGALGISTLSLDFAGYESGACRQSEQVVVTLKVLISAVPTSMILIGLCILMVGPTPKVPSQANSRSLGRRTSYTLA; this is translated from the exons ATGTGGGCTCTGGCGTTTTTCCCTTCGGATAATCCACTCCGCGGCACTTCGCGCCTTCCAGTTTTCCCGCGCGCAGCCCTCCGCCCGGGGCGCGTCAGTCGGCCCGCCCCTCCGCGCCGCGCCCGCTCGGCCGGGGAGCCGCCCTCCCCGCGGGCCCGGGCTGGCGATAACACCCCGGGCCTTGGTGCGCTGGCGGCCGTGCGCGATGGCCGTGTACCGCGAGGCTATCCCGGGCCCGTCTCTGGAGACGCCGTCGCCCTCGCCGGAAGCACACACCTCAGCTCAGGGTTCGGTGAGCGGACAGCGAGGGGCGCGCGGGGAGGGGGCGCTGGGCTTCGGCGCGGGGTCGGGCCGGGGACTCCGGGGgccgaccccccacccccatcccgggGCATCTGGGCGCAGCCAGCCGGCCGCAGCCCCGCACGGCCCCGCCCGAGCCTCCAG TCAGGGGGCTGGAGGGAGTGGTTGGTACCTGTGGGGGCTGAGCTCCTGTGTCTCCCCCAGGACAGCGGAGCTGGTCACCTCTCATTCTATAGGAAGTTGTGCTATGGCATTGGAGGGGTTCCCAACCAGGTGGCCTCCAGCGCCATAGCCTTTTACCTGCAACTTTTCCTGCTCGATGTGGCACAG ATCCCTGCTGCCCAGGTGTCACTGGTCCTGTTTGGAGGGAAGGTGTCTGGGGCAGCTGCAGACCCTTTGGCTGGGTTTCTCATCAACAGAAGCAGGAGGACAGGGTCTGGACGACTCATGCCCTG GGTGCTGGGCTGCACACCCTTCATTGCCTTGGCCTACTTCTTCCTGTGGTTCTTGCCCCCCTTCTCCACCTTGCGCGGCCTCTGGTACACGACCCTCTACTGCCTGTTCCAAGCCCTGGCCACG TTCTTCCAGGTGCCCTACACGGCGCTGACCATGCTGCTGACCCTAAACCCCAAGGAGCGGGACTCGGCCACTGCGTACA GGATGACCTTGGAGATGGTGGGGACGCTGATGGGAGCCACCGTCCACGGACTCATCGTGTCTGGTGCACACGGGTCCCACAGATGCAAGGAGGACATGCTCCCAGGGGAGGTGGCTGTCTCCCCCAACGCG ACTCGTCTCTACTTCATTGCAGCCGCTGTGGTTGCTTTGACTTATCCAGTGTGCAGTACTTTGCTCTACCTGGGGGTGAAGGAGCAATCAG ACCCCTCCACCCCAGCATCCGGCCAGGGCCTGGGCTTCCTGAAAGGGCTGGGTCTCACGGTCCGGCATCGGCCCTATCTGAAGTTGGTCATCTCCTTCCTCTTCATCTCAGCAGCTGTTCAG GTGGAGCAGAGCTACCTGGTCCTGTTCTGTACACACGCCTCCCAGCTTCAAGACCACGTCCAGGGCATGGTGCTGACCATCCTG GTCTCGGCAGTGCTGAGCACCCCGATGTGGGAGTGGGTTCTGCAGCGATTTGGGAAGAGGATGTCAGCCCTCGGGATCTGT GCAATGGTGCCCTTTGCAATCCTGCTGGCTGCTGTGCCCATGGTGCCCGTGGCATATGTCGTGGCCTTTGTGTCTGGCCTGAGCATCGCTGTGTCCTTGCTGCTACCCTG gtcCATGCTTCCGGATGTGGTTGATGACTTCCAGCTGCAGCACCAGCGTGGCCCAGGCCTGGAGACCATTTTCTACTCATCCTATGTCTTCTTCACCAAGCTTTCGGGAGCAGGCGCCCTGGGCATCTCCACTCTCAGCCTGGA CTTCGCAGGGTACGAGTCAGGAGCCTGCAGGCAGTCGGAGCAGGTGGTGGTGACCCTCAAAGTCCTCATCAGTGCAGTGCCCACCAGCATGATCCTCATTGGTCTGTGCATCCTCATGGTCGGTCCCACTCCCAAGGTGCCAAGTCAGGCCAACTCCCGCTCCCTGGGAAG GAGGACCAGCTACACTCTGGCTTGA
- the UBXN2A gene encoding UBX domain-containing protein 2A isoform X1 produces MQTRSAEIRSMFVWDGAFLVKQKRMKEVDNLESIKEEWVCETGSDHQPLSDSQQTNCEYFVDSLFEEAQKVGAKCLSPTEQKKQVDVSIKLWKNGFTVNDDFRSYSDGASQQFLNSIKKGELPLELQGVFDKEEVDVKVEDKKNEVCMSTKPVFQPFSGQGHRLGSATPKIVSKAKNTEVENKNKLSSVPLNNLEPITNIQIWLANGKRIVQKFNISHRISHIKDFIEKYQGSQRSPPFSLATALPFLKLLDETLTLEEADLQNAVIIQRLKKTAEPFKELS; encoded by the exons taaaacaaaagagaatgaaagaagtaGATAATCTTGAAAGTATAAAGGAAGAATG GGTTTGTGAAACAGGATCTGACCACCAACCTCTTAGTGATAGTCAACAAACAAATTGTGAATATTTTGTTGACAGCCTTTTTGAGGAAGCTCAGAAGGTTGGTGCCAAATGTTTGTCTCCCACTGAACAAAAGAAACAG GTAGATGTAAGtataaaattatggaaaaatgGATTCACTGTCAATGATGATTTCAGAAGTTATTCTGATGGTGCAAGTCAACAATTTCTGAACTCCATCAAAAAAGG GGAATTACCTTTAGAATTACAGGGAGTTTTTGATAAAGAGGAGGTGGATGTTAAAGTTGAagataaaaaaaatgaagtatgtaTGTCAACAAAGCCTGTGTTCCAGCCCTTCTCAGGACAAGGTCACAGACTGGGAAG TGCTACACCAAAAATTGTTTCTAAagcaaagaatactgaagttgagaataaaaataagttGTCTTCTGTCCCACTAAACAATCTGGAACCCATCACTAATATACAGATCTGGTTAGCCAATGGGAAAAGGATTGTCCAGAAATTTAATATTTCTCATAG GATAAGCCACATCAAAGACTTCATCGAAAAATACCAGGGATCTCAGAGGAGTCCTCCCTTTTCCCTGGCAACTGCTCTTCCTTTCCTCAAATTGCTAGATGAAACACTCACACTGGAAGAAGCTGATTTGCAGAATGCTGTAATCATTCAGAGACTCAAAAAAACCGCTGAACCTTTTAAAGAACTTTCATAG
- the UBXN2A gene encoding UBX domain-containing protein 2A isoform X2, translated as MKEVDNLESIKEEWVCETGSDHQPLSDSQQTNCEYFVDSLFEEAQKVGAKCLSPTEQKKQVDVSIKLWKNGFTVNDDFRSYSDGASQQFLNSIKKGELPLELQGVFDKEEVDVKVEDKKNEVCMSTKPVFQPFSGQGHRLGSATPKIVSKAKNTEVENKNKLSSVPLNNLEPITNIQIWLANGKRIVQKFNISHRISHIKDFIEKYQGSQRSPPFSLATALPFLKLLDETLTLEEADLQNAVIIQRLKKTAEPFKELS; from the exons atgaaagaagtaGATAATCTTGAAAGTATAAAGGAAGAATG GGTTTGTGAAACAGGATCTGACCACCAACCTCTTAGTGATAGTCAACAAACAAATTGTGAATATTTTGTTGACAGCCTTTTTGAGGAAGCTCAGAAGGTTGGTGCCAAATGTTTGTCTCCCACTGAACAAAAGAAACAG GTAGATGTAAGtataaaattatggaaaaatgGATTCACTGTCAATGATGATTTCAGAAGTTATTCTGATGGTGCAAGTCAACAATTTCTGAACTCCATCAAAAAAGG GGAATTACCTTTAGAATTACAGGGAGTTTTTGATAAAGAGGAGGTGGATGTTAAAGTTGAagataaaaaaaatgaagtatgtaTGTCAACAAAGCCTGTGTTCCAGCCCTTCTCAGGACAAGGTCACAGACTGGGAAG TGCTACACCAAAAATTGTTTCTAAagcaaagaatactgaagttgagaataaaaataagttGTCTTCTGTCCCACTAAACAATCTGGAACCCATCACTAATATACAGATCTGGTTAGCCAATGGGAAAAGGATTGTCCAGAAATTTAATATTTCTCATAG GATAAGCCACATCAAAGACTTCATCGAAAAATACCAGGGATCTCAGAGGAGTCCTCCCTTTTCCCTGGCAACTGCTCTTCCTTTCCTCAAATTGCTAGATGAAACACTCACACTGGAAGAAGCTGATTTGCAGAATGCTGTAATCATTCAGAGACTCAAAAAAACCGCTGAACCTTTTAAAGAACTTTCATAG